In Halopseudomonas nanhaiensis, a single window of DNA contains:
- a CDS encoding Tim44 domain-containing protein, whose protein sequence is MRWLLPFFTVFLMLGLAVPEAEARRMGGGKSFGSAPMHRSQPAQQRQQQQREDRAAQQQQRSQTVANSGARRWLGPLAGIAAGGLLAAMLFGDGFEGIQLFDILMVALIGFILFKLFSRRGAAAHQRQPAPAGHAPGGAWQRRPEPEMAHPAASGAHRIETRVPAWFDADRFLRGAEEHFFTLQRHWRDGDEAGMAEYMSPELLREMSATRRAEPPTVNGFVEQLQVRLDGIEEVDGRAIATVGFTGLDRDTPDDAGEWFDESWRLERDAGENQPWIITGIRQNS, encoded by the coding sequence ATGCGCTGGCTGTTACCCTTCTTTACCGTCTTTCTGATGCTTGGCCTGGCTGTGCCCGAGGCTGAAGCGCGTCGTATGGGCGGCGGCAAGAGCTTCGGCTCGGCTCCCATGCACCGTAGCCAGCCCGCCCAACAGCGTCAGCAGCAACAACGCGAGGACCGTGCAGCGCAGCAACAGCAGCGTTCGCAGACGGTTGCCAACTCCGGTGCACGACGCTGGCTCGGCCCGCTCGCCGGGATCGCCGCGGGCGGACTGCTGGCAGCCATGCTGTTCGGTGATGGCTTCGAAGGCATCCAGCTGTTCGACATACTCATGGTCGCCCTGATCGGCTTCATTCTGTTCAAGCTGTTCAGCCGGCGCGGTGCCGCCGCGCATCAGCGGCAGCCTGCCCCGGCAGGTCACGCGCCCGGCGGCGCATGGCAACGTCGACCGGAGCCAGAGATGGCGCACCCTGCCGCGTCGGGTGCGCATCGGATTGAAACCCGCGTGCCAGCCTGGTTCGATGCCGACCGCTTCCTGCGCGGTGCCGAAGAGCATTTCTTCACCCTCCAGCGTCACTGGCGAGACGGTGACGAAGCGGGCATGGCCGAGTACATGAGCCCCGAACTGCTGCGCGAAATGAGTGCCACGCGTCGCGCAGAGCCGCCGACCGTCAATGGCTTCGTCGAGCAGCTGCAGGTTCGTCTGGACGGGATCGAGGAAGTGGACGGTCGCGCCATCGCCACGGTCGGCTTTACCGGACTTGACCGTGATACCCCGGATGATGCGGGTGAGTGGTTCGATGAGAGCTGGCGTCTGGAGCGCGACGCTGGCGAGAACCAGCCCTGGATCATCACCGGCATCCGCCAGAACAGCTGA
- a CDS encoding Leu/Phe/Val dehydrogenase, translating to MFAAMRAEKMQALHLFTDPATGLEAIIAIHNTRLGPALGGSRYQPYDSLNDAMADAMRLARGMSYKAALAGLQQGGGKAVIIRKPHVENRAALFEAFGRCIESLRGGYITAVDSGTSSQDMDCIAQETRHVTSTSEAGDPSPHTALGVLSGIRTAARHRLGQDSLTGVRVMVQGLGNVGYALVELLVAEGADVLVADIDPGRVRLVVDETGAHPVALDAVYEAPCDIFAPCGLGGILDSGHIDQLRCAVVAGAANNQLAEPGAADRLDGRGILYAPDYVINAGGLLHVALTHQNVPANRIAERVSGIGERLAAIFEQSTAEGRPPSVIADRQAEAILYE from the coding sequence ATGTTTGCTGCTATGCGCGCAGAGAAGATGCAGGCGCTGCATCTGTTCACCGACCCGGCAACCGGGCTCGAGGCGATCATCGCCATCCACAACACCCGTCTTGGTCCCGCTCTGGGCGGCAGCCGCTATCAACCCTACGACAGCCTCAACGACGCTATGGCGGATGCCATGCGGCTGGCGCGCGGCATGAGCTACAAGGCAGCGCTGGCGGGGTTGCAGCAGGGGGGTGGCAAGGCGGTGATCATCCGCAAGCCGCATGTGGAAAACCGCGCCGCACTGTTCGAGGCCTTCGGTCGCTGCATCGAGTCGCTGCGTGGGGGCTACATCACTGCCGTGGACAGCGGCACCAGCAGTCAGGACATGGACTGCATCGCCCAGGAAACCCGCCATGTCACCAGCACCTCCGAAGCAGGCGACCCGTCGCCGCACACCGCGCTGGGTGTGTTATCCGGCATTCGCACCGCCGCACGCCACCGGCTGGGTCAGGATTCGCTGACCGGGGTCCGAGTGATGGTGCAAGGGCTGGGCAATGTGGGTTACGCGCTGGTAGAGCTGCTGGTGGCGGAGGGCGCCGACGTGCTGGTGGCCGACATCGATCCAGGACGTGTGCGTCTGGTGGTTGACGAAACGGGCGCGCATCCGGTTGCACTTGATGCGGTGTACGAGGCGCCGTGCGATATCTTCGCCCCCTGTGGCCTCGGGGGTATTCTCGACAGCGGACATATCGATCAGCTGCGCTGCGCGGTGGTAGCCGGTGCGGCAAACAACCAGCTCGCCGAACCAGGTGCTGCGGATCGCCTGGACGGGCGCGGCATCCTGTACGCGCCGGATTACGTGATCAATGCAGGCGGACTGCTGCATGTGGCGCTCACGCATCAGAACGTTCCGGCGAATCGAATTGCGGAACGGGTCAGCGGCATCGGCGAGCGGCTTGCAGCCATCTTCGAACAAAGCACGGCAGAGGGGCGGCCGCCGTCGGTCATTGCCGATCGGCAGGCCGAAGCGATCCTGTACGAATAA
- a CDS encoding SDR family oxidoreductase, whose product MSQPVALITGCSSGIGQALAHVMLDEGYTVWATARNPDTLAQLVTRGAVPVTLDVNDATQLAACAERIHAEAGRLDVLINNAGYGAMGPVLDADRETLLRQFDTNVFAPLQLVRATADLLRASHGLVVNIGSVSGVTTTPFSGVYCASKAALHALSDALRLELAPFGINVMTVKPGAIASDFGNNATAAITMAEASWFKPWEKAVQARAKASQRATSTSAMDFSKELVRYIKNPLRPEEVLIGTSSRSMVALKRWLPTSVLDARLRKRFGLNKA is encoded by the coding sequence ATGAGCCAACCCGTCGCATTGATTACCGGCTGTTCATCCGGCATTGGCCAGGCCCTCGCTCACGTGATGCTGGACGAGGGCTATACGGTATGGGCCACTGCGCGCAATCCGGACACCCTCGCACAGCTGGTCACCCGCGGTGCCGTTCCAGTGACGCTGGATGTAAACGATGCCACGCAGCTTGCGGCCTGCGCCGAGCGCATCCATGCCGAAGCGGGTCGGCTCGATGTGTTGATCAACAATGCCGGGTACGGGGCCATGGGTCCGGTTCTGGACGCCGACCGCGAAACCCTGCTCAGACAATTTGACACCAACGTGTTCGCGCCCTTGCAGCTGGTGCGTGCGACCGCTGATCTGCTGCGTGCAAGCCATGGCCTGGTGGTCAATATCGGAAGCGTGTCGGGCGTCACCACCACGCCTTTCTCGGGCGTCTACTGCGCGTCGAAGGCGGCTCTCCATGCTCTGTCCGATGCGCTGCGCCTAGAACTGGCACCGTTCGGGATCAATGTGATGACCGTCAAGCCAGGCGCGATCGCATCGGATTTCGGCAACAATGCGACTGCCGCGATCACCATGGCCGAAGCATCCTGGTTCAAGCCCTGGGAGAAGGCGGTCCAGGCTCGAGCGAAGGCTTCGCAGCGTGCCACGTCGACCTCCGCAATGGATTTTTCCAAGGAACTGGTGCGCTACATCAAGAATCCGCTGCGTCCCGAGGAAGTGCTTATCGGTACCAGCAGCCGCAGCATGGTTGCGCTCAAGCGCTGGCTGCCCACGTCGGTACTCGACGCACGGCTGCGCAAGCGCTTCGGCCTGAACAAAGCCTGA
- a CDS encoding TatD family hydrolase — protein MRLIDTHTHIDYQDFDADRREVLARSHSLGVHRVLIMGVTHANWERSWQLATSAEGLYAAFGLHPIYLDEHQPSHLLELRAWLERVAGHPKCCAVGEIGLDYFLKDLNRDEQQQLLEAQLDIAREHGKPVLLHVRRAHAAMIATLKRWRLPRAGIVHAFAGSREEAREYIKLGFKLGLGGAATWPQASRLRRVIAELPASALVLETDSPDMAPSFQAYQRNSPEYLPEICRQLAELRGESPEQLAEACLHNTCELFGWQPDAVP, from the coding sequence ATGCGCCTGATCGACACCCACACCCATATCGACTATCAGGATTTTGACGCCGATCGTCGAGAAGTGCTCGCTCGTTCACATTCCCTGGGGGTGCATCGCGTACTGATCATGGGGGTAACGCACGCGAACTGGGAGCGTTCATGGCAATTGGCTACCAGCGCCGAAGGTCTTTATGCAGCGTTCGGCCTGCATCCGATCTATCTGGACGAGCATCAACCGAGCCACCTGCTCGAGTTGCGCGCCTGGCTGGAACGGGTAGCAGGGCATCCCAAATGCTGCGCAGTAGGCGAGATCGGGCTGGACTATTTTCTCAAGGATCTGAACCGTGACGAGCAGCAGCAGCTGCTCGAGGCGCAGCTGGACATCGCCCGCGAGCACGGCAAGCCAGTGCTGCTGCACGTACGCCGGGCGCATGCAGCGATGATCGCCACGCTCAAGCGCTGGCGTCTTCCCAGGGCGGGCATCGTGCATGCCTTCGCCGGCAGTCGGGAGGAAGCCCGGGAATACATCAAACTGGGGTTCAAGCTCGGGCTGGGCGGCGCGGCAACGTGGCCGCAGGCGAGCCGCCTGCGGCGGGTAATTGCGGAACTTCCGGCCTCGGCACTGGTGCTGGAAACGGACTCTCCCGATATGGCGCCGAGCTTTCAGGCCTATCAACGAAACAGCCCGGAGTATCTGCCTGAAATATGCCGCCAGCTGGCCGAGTTGCGGGGTGAAAGTCCCGAGCAGCTGGCCGAGGCCTGTTTGCATAACACCTGTGAATTGTTCGGCTGGCAGCCCGATGCGGTGCCCTGA
- a CDS encoding peptide chain release factor 3, translating into MSNVTAKEVAKRRTFAIISHPDAGKTTITERLLLMGQAISVAGTVKARKSDRHATSDWMAMEKQRGISVTTSVMQFPYRERMINLLDTPGHEDFSEDTYRTLTAVDSALMVLDGGKGVEPRTIALMEVCRLRDTPIVSFVNKLDRDIRDPIELLDEIEAVLKIKAAPITWPIGCYRDFKGVYHLADDTIIVYESGHGHERTEQRVIANLDSSEARDHLGDMYDSFVEELELVQGACHEFDRDAFLSGEMTPVFFGTALGNFGVDQVLDAIVDWAPAPLSRPAHERSVEPTEETFTGFVFKIQANMDPKHRDRIAFMRICSGRYDKGMKLHHVRTGKEVRIADALTFFASEREHLEEAWAGDIIGLHNHGTIQIGDTFTQGESIGFTGIPHFAPELFRRVRLKDPLKSKQLRQGLQELAEEGATQVFFPERSNDIILGAVGVLQFDVVASRLKEEYKVECMYEPVNVWSARWVESGDRKKLEEFKTKAMENLAIDGGGHLTYLAPTRVNLSLTEERWPDIRFSATREHH; encoded by the coding sequence ATGTCCAACGTCACAGCCAAAGAAGTCGCCAAGCGCCGCACATTTGCGATCATTTCCCACCCCGACGCGGGTAAAACGACCATCACCGAGCGTTTGCTGCTGATGGGCCAGGCGATCAGCGTGGCCGGGACGGTCAAGGCGCGCAAATCCGACCGGCATGCGACCTCGGACTGGATGGCGATGGAGAAGCAGCGCGGCATCTCGGTCACCACGTCGGTCATGCAGTTTCCCTATCGCGAACGCATGATCAACCTCCTGGATACGCCCGGTCACGAGGACTTCTCTGAAGACACCTACCGCACGCTGACCGCAGTGGACTCTGCGTTGATGGTGCTCGACGGCGGCAAGGGCGTCGAGCCGCGAACCATTGCGCTGATGGAAGTGTGCCGACTTCGCGACACGCCCATCGTCAGCTTCGTGAACAAGCTCGACCGCGATATCCGCGACCCGATCGAGCTGCTCGATGAAATCGAGGCGGTACTCAAGATCAAGGCCGCGCCGATCACCTGGCCGATCGGCTGCTACCGCGATTTCAAGGGTGTTTACCACCTCGCCGACGACACCATCATCGTCTATGAATCGGGACACGGACACGAGCGTACCGAGCAGCGGGTAATCGCCAATCTCGATTCATCCGAGGCGCGCGATCATCTGGGCGATATGTACGACAGCTTCGTCGAAGAGCTCGAACTGGTTCAGGGTGCCTGTCACGAGTTCGACCGCGACGCATTCCTCAGCGGCGAGATGACCCCGGTGTTCTTCGGGACGGCGCTGGGCAACTTCGGCGTCGACCAGGTGCTCGACGCCATCGTCGACTGGGCGCCCGCTCCCCTGTCACGGCCCGCGCATGAGCGCAGCGTGGAGCCGACCGAAGAAACCTTTACCGGCTTCGTATTCAAGATTCAGGCAAACATGGACCCCAAGCACCGTGACCGGATCGCCTTCATGCGCATCTGCTCGGGGCGTTACGACAAGGGGATGAAGCTCCATCACGTCCGTACCGGAAAGGAAGTGCGCATCGCCGACGCGCTAACCTTTTTCGCCTCGGAGCGTGAGCATCTGGAGGAAGCCTGGGCGGGCGACATCATCGGCCTGCACAACCATGGCACCATCCAGATCGGCGACACCTTTACTCAGGGTGAAAGCATCGGTTTCACCGGCATTCCCCACTTTGCACCCGAACTGTTCCGCCGGGTGCGTCTGAAGGACCCGCTCAAGTCCAAGCAACTGCGTCAGGGCCTGCAGGAGCTGGCGGAGGAAGGCGCGACCCAGGTGTTCTTTCCTGAGCGCAGCAACGACATCATTCTCGGTGCCGTGGGCGTGCTGCAGTTCGACGTGGTCGCCAGCCGTCTGAAGGAGGAATACAAGGTCGAGTGCATGTACGAGCCGGTCAACGTCTGGTCGGCACGCTGGGTGGAGTCAGGCGACAGGAAGAAGCTCGAGGAATTCAAGACAAAGGCCATGGAGAACCTGGCCATCGACGGCGGCGGACATCTTACCTACCTCGCCCCGACGCGGGTCAACCTGAGCCTGACCGAAGAGCGCTGGCCCGATATCCGCTTCAGTGCAACCCGCGAGCATCACTGA
- a CDS encoding EAL domain-containing protein has translation MTQALRLSELDLPITQRPVGDSRSGCSRHGALIEPSHQSAWLGNNAIMQRWLKRARSLSRVQRKKIPSDTGNLPGGQHQAIPERSATPDRAAGHLTLADIAELVRGVHIVAPNVVGLPSVDVELDGLLLSLSDKLDSDARHDPLTGLLTRPAFISCLQHLAAEARRQRSGHVLIFLDIVQFKLINNTCGYEAGDRFLRELALQLRGRLGDSAEIGRLGADRFAVLAPLTTEKAGYLLATELKRMVEASRFDHAGQRFVTSAVVALVGIDQHTDHALEPLRMAEAAAELCKQAGRTDVQLVRPGNPAVARRDQLMSWVTRINKAMDEDNLRIRCQKIMPIDPASGVLPHYEVLLTVIDRNGQHLLPADFIKAAEQYGRMAAVDRWVIQTVLTWMAAHPAELQRFGGFSINLSGHSLNDESFIDFLFEALVRHAVPRDRLIFEITETTAVANLEDAADFINEMRRIGCRFSLDDFGVGQFSYGYLKRLPVDFIKIDGTFIEHIARDEVDRAVVRSITEMGHFLNKKVIAEHVSSANILKVIRDIGVDYAQGFHMGEQVMLDQLAAVLKVPA, from the coding sequence ATGACCCAGGCACTCAGGCTTTCCGAGCTGGACCTTCCCATCACGCAGAGGCCGGTCGGTGACAGTCGTTCAGGCTGCAGCCGGCACGGTGCGCTCATCGAGCCGAGCCACCAATCCGCCTGGCTTGGCAACAATGCAATCATGCAACGATGGCTAAAGCGAGCGCGCTCGCTGAGCCGCGTTCAACGAAAGAAGATCCCGTCTGATACCGGCAACCTCCCAGGCGGTCAGCACCAGGCCATCCCGGAACGCTCTGCGACACCGGACCGTGCTGCGGGCCATCTGACGCTTGCCGACATTGCCGAACTGGTGCGCGGCGTGCATATCGTCGCTCCCAACGTGGTCGGGCTGCCGTCGGTCGATGTGGAGTTGGACGGGCTGCTCCTGAGTCTGTCGGACAAGCTGGACTCTGACGCCCGGCATGATCCGTTGACCGGTCTGCTTACCCGCCCGGCGTTCATCTCCTGCCTGCAACATCTCGCTGCCGAAGCACGCCGACAGCGTAGCGGACATGTGCTGATCTTCCTGGATATCGTGCAGTTCAAGCTGATCAACAATACCTGCGGCTACGAAGCAGGTGACCGCTTCCTCCGTGAACTGGCCCTGCAGCTGCGAGGTCGCCTTGGCGACTCGGCCGAGATCGGGCGCCTGGGCGCTGATCGGTTCGCCGTGCTCGCTCCGTTGACCACGGAAAAAGCAGGCTACCTGCTGGCCACAGAGCTCAAGCGAATGGTCGAAGCGAGCCGCTTCGACCATGCCGGGCAGCGTTTCGTCACCAGCGCGGTAGTGGCGCTGGTCGGGATTGATCAGCATACCGATCATGCCCTGGAGCCGCTGCGAATGGCCGAAGCTGCGGCGGAACTGTGCAAACAGGCCGGCCGCACCGATGTTCAACTGGTCCGACCGGGAAATCCGGCGGTGGCCAGACGCGACCAGCTGATGTCCTGGGTCACCCGGATCAACAAGGCCATGGATGAGGACAACTTGCGGATTCGTTGCCAGAAAATCATGCCGATCGACCCGGCTTCGGGCGTGCTTCCGCACTACGAGGTGCTGCTGACGGTGATCGACCGGAATGGCCAGCACCTGCTTCCGGCCGACTTCATCAAGGCGGCCGAGCAATACGGCCGGATGGCAGCGGTCGACCGCTGGGTCATTCAGACCGTACTGACATGGATGGCGGCGCATCCGGCAGAGCTGCAACGATTCGGCGGGTTCTCGATCAATCTTTCCGGCCACTCGCTGAATGATGAGTCGTTCATCGATTTCCTGTTCGAGGCACTGGTTCGTCATGCGGTCCCGCGAGACCGGCTGATCTTCGAGATCACCGAGACCACCGCGGTAGCCAACCTGGAGGACGCCGCCGATTTCATCAACGAGATGCGCCGGATCGGATGCCGCTTCTCGCTCGACGATTTCGGCGTGGGCCAGTTCTCCTACGGATATCTCAAGCGGCTGCCGGTGGACTTCATCAAGATCGACGGCACGTTCATCGAACATATCGCCCGCGACGAGGTCGACCGCGCAGTGGTCAGATCCATCACCGAAATGGGTCACTTCCTGAACAAGAAGGTCATCGCCGAGCATGTATCCAGCGCGAACATCCTCAAGGTCATCCGCGATATCGGCGTGGATTATGCCCAGGGATTCCACATGGGCGAGCAGGTCATGCTGGACCAACTGGCCGCCGTTCTGAAGGTTCCGGCGTGA
- a CDS encoding TetR/AcrR family transcriptional regulator, translated as MPRKSRKESILLAALECFTEQGVESTTIEMIRDRADASIGSLYHHFGNKERIIGALYLAGLADYVTVLESRMDEATSAEACIRLLVTSYIDWVVANPDWARFILHSRSRVEAGEMGPALLEANQQNYLQIYSRVEAHRSEGCFLKVPPDCFVSIIIGPSQEFARNWLAGRTRTHLADCRDLFADIAWRSVRA; from the coding sequence ATGCCACGCAAGTCCCGCAAGGAAAGTATTTTGCTCGCGGCCCTCGAATGCTTTACCGAGCAGGGGGTCGAGTCGACGACCATCGAGATGATCCGGGATCGTGCCGACGCCAGCATCGGCAGCCTGTATCACCATTTCGGCAATAAGGAGCGGATCATCGGCGCGCTCTATCTGGCCGGTCTGGCGGACTACGTGACGGTACTCGAGAGCCGCATGGACGAAGCCACCAGCGCGGAAGCCTGCATCCGGCTGCTGGTCACCAGCTATATCGACTGGGTGGTGGCCAACCCGGACTGGGCGCGGTTCATTCTGCATAGCCGCAGTCGGGTCGAAGCGGGAGAGATGGGCCCCGCACTGCTCGAAGCCAATCAGCAGAACTATCTGCAGATTTACTCCCGTGTCGAGGCGCACCGCAGTGAGGGGTGTTTTCTCAAGGTGCCGCCGGACTGCTTCGTATCGATCATCATCGGCCCGTCACAGGAGTTCGCCCGGAACTGGCTGGCCGGGCGCACCCGGACCCATCTGGCCGATTGTCGCGATCTGTTCGCCGACATCGCCTGGCGCAGCGTGCGCGCCTAG
- a CDS encoding bleomycin resistance protein — MTTPHIHATIPVLASLSIVETVHFYSQRLGFEPLLIQAEYAIMQRDGAELHFWLCRERHIAENTSCYVRVGGTQGLYEEFLAKGLNVQPPTEREWGMKELYVIDPHGNLIKFGEPTPPPLDEA; from the coding sequence ATGACCACTCCACACATTCATGCAACCATCCCGGTGCTGGCCTCGTTGTCGATCGTCGAGACCGTGCATTTCTATAGTCAGCGGCTGGGCTTCGAACCGCTGCTGATACAGGCGGAGTACGCCATCATGCAGCGTGACGGCGCCGAGCTGCATTTCTGGCTTTGCCGGGAGCGGCATATCGCGGAAAACACCTCCTGCTACGTCAGAGTCGGCGGCACCCAGGGGCTGTATGAGGAGTTTCTGGCCAAGGGTCTCAATGTTCAGCCCCCGACGGAACGTGAGTGGGGCATGAAGGAGCTCTATGTCATCGATCCCCACGGGAACCTGATCAAGTTCGGCGAGCCTACGCCGCCGCCGCTGGACGAAGCGTAG
- a CDS encoding catalase family protein yields the protein MPQLPIRPLPFEPQFEQIHESEADTQQEIMDSLQHILETTYAHGGHAIRSVHAKSHGLLEGTLTVAADLPEALAQGAFAQPGSHPVIMRLSTNPGDILADTVSTPRGLALKIMDVPGKRLPGSEEARTQDFVMVNAPVFMAPDTRAFSRSLKLLAKTTDKAPHAKQALSAVLRGTEAVVEKAGGESASLKSLGGHPATNMLGETFYSVVPMLWGPYFAKVSIAPVSPELKQLKDQPLELKDRPNALRDAVTGHFRSQGGTWEVRVQLATDLEKMPIEDATVEWPEAESPYITVGRIEVQPQDGWSEALSRRIDDGMAFSPWHGLAAHRPLGSIMRARKPAYEMSAGYRASHNGCPIHEPR from the coding sequence ATGCCCCAGCTACCGATACGCCCTCTACCCTTCGAACCGCAGTTTGAACAGATCCATGAAAGCGAAGCGGATACTCAGCAGGAGATCATGGACTCGTTGCAGCATATTCTCGAGACCACTTACGCTCACGGCGGCCATGCCATCCGCAGCGTCCACGCGAAGAGCCATGGGCTGCTGGAAGGCACGCTGACAGTGGCGGCCGATTTGCCGGAGGCGCTGGCGCAAGGGGCCTTTGCGCAGCCGGGTAGCCACCCGGTGATCATGCGCCTGTCGACCAATCCGGGCGACATCCTCGCTGACACGGTGTCCACCCCGCGCGGGCTGGCGCTGAAGATCATGGATGTTCCGGGTAAGCGTCTTCCGGGCAGTGAAGAGGCCCGCACCCAGGACTTCGTGATGGTCAACGCCCCGGTCTTCATGGCGCCGGACACCAGGGCCTTTTCCCGCTCGCTGAAGTTGCTGGCGAAGACCACCGACAAGGCGCCGCACGCCAAGCAGGCGCTGTCGGCAGTACTGCGTGGCACCGAAGCGGTAGTCGAAAAGGCGGGGGGCGAGAGCGCCTCGCTCAAGAGTCTCGGCGGACATCCGGCCACCAACATGTTGGGAGAGACCTTCTACAGCGTGGTGCCGATGTTGTGGGGACCGTATTTCGCCAAGGTCAGCATTGCGCCCGTCTCGCCGGAACTCAAGCAACTCAAGGATCAGCCGCTGGAACTCAAGGACCGACCCAATGCACTGCGCGACGCGGTGACCGGGCACTTCCGGAGCCAGGGCGGGACCTGGGAGGTTCGGGTGCAACTGGCGACTGATCTGGAAAAGATGCCGATCGAGGACGCTACCGTGGAATGGCCTGAAGCAGAGAGTCCTTACATCACCGTCGGGCGCATCGAGGTTCAGCCGCAGGATGGCTGGTCGGAAGCATTGTCACGTCGAATCGATGACGGCATGGCATTCAGTCCCTGGCACGGACTCGCCGCACATCGGCCGCTCGGCAGCATCATGCGCGCGCGCAAACCCGCCTACGAAATGTCCGCCGGCTATCGCGCCTCGCACAACGGATGTCCCATCCACGAGCCCCGCTGA
- a CDS encoding GntR family transcriptional regulator — protein sequence MPTGEADPVSSTARPENLTERVYRRLKEDIFSFRLLPGERFTENEIATLTGASRTPVREALTRLAREGFVSVAFRSGWQVSPFEFAQFEQLYDVRIALELAAVEKLCIAPPLVELKTLADIWLVDRDSRLSDGPTVCALDERFHEHLVEATGNREMARIHHDISERLHIVRRLDFTQSARIQCTYDEHGAIIERILAGDADRARELLRTHVQESKAEVRQITLHTLYEASRRTGR from the coding sequence ATGCCGACAGGCGAAGCGGATCCGGTCTCTTCGACAGCGCGCCCGGAGAATCTGACCGAGCGGGTGTACCGCCGTTTGAAGGAGGATATCTTCAGCTTCCGCCTGCTACCCGGCGAGCGCTTCACCGAAAACGAGATCGCTACGCTGACCGGCGCGAGTCGCACGCCGGTTCGCGAGGCGCTGACCCGGCTTGCGCGGGAGGGGTTCGTATCGGTCGCCTTTCGTAGCGGCTGGCAGGTCAGTCCATTCGAGTTCGCACAGTTCGAGCAGCTGTACGATGTTCGTATCGCGCTCGAACTCGCCGCAGTGGAGAAACTCTGTATCGCACCACCGCTGGTGGAGCTGAAAACCTTGGCAGACATCTGGCTGGTCGACCGGGACTCGCGGCTGAGCGATGGCCCGACCGTCTGCGCCCTGGACGAACGCTTCCACGAACACCTCGTCGAGGCCACCGGCAATCGGGAGATGGCCCGGATTCATCACGACATCAGTGAACGCCTGCATATCGTCCGCCGACTGGATTTCACCCAGTCCGCCCGCATTCAATGCACCTACGACGAGCACGGCGCGATCATCGAACGTATTCTCGCTGGCGACGCCGACCGCGCTCGCGAGCTGCTGCGTACGCATGTGCAGGAGAGCAAGGCCGAGGTCCGCCAGATCACCCTGCATACGCTTTACGAGGCGAGTCGCCGAACCGGGCGATAA